In Salvelinus namaycush isolate Seneca chromosome 20, SaNama_1.0, whole genome shotgun sequence, the following proteins share a genomic window:
- the LOC120064707 gene encoding transcription factor HES-5-like, giving the protein MAPFAESNRLTCSSSNKLQKLVVEKIRRDRMNSSIEQLRTLLHRGQMCGQQQQLLSKLEKADILELAVSFLQRETNAGVSPTYSQGCSQCLQETLRHLSLHEPLQAAEQQEIKRFYVLQKTALSRSMSSEQHARSAAKRSTSRSSSRRSQGSLWRPW; this is encoded by the exons ATGGCTCCTTTTGCTGAAAGCAATAGGCTTACTTGTTCATCCAGTAATAAG TTACAGAAGCTCGTTGTGGAGAAAATTCGGAGAGACCGCATGAACAGCAGCATTGAGCAACTGAGAACACTTCTCCACAGAGGACAGATGTGtggccagcagcagcagctcttATCCAAACTGGAGAAAGCGGATATTTTGGAGTTGGCGGTGAGTTTCCTACAGAGGGAGACCAATGCGGGCGTTTCGCCCACCTACTCCCAGGGCTGCTCCCAGTGTCTGCAGGAGACCCTCCGCCACCTGTCCCTTCACGAGCCTCTGCAGGCTGCAGAACAACAGGAGATCAAACGCTTTTACGTGCTTCAGAAAACAGCCCTGTCCAGGAGCATGTCAAGTGAACAGCACGCGCGGTCTGCAGCCAAGCGGTCAACATCAAGGTCATCATCACGGCGTTCCCAAGGCTCTCTGTGGAGGCCATGGTAA